ATGGAACAATGGGCCAAATGCTTGAATCCTAGTCAAGTGCAGCTGTGTTCCAGCATTGTCAGAACAAATCATGGCAAAagatggaatctccatcttttAGTTTTACAATCCAGCAGAGCTTTAAAATCCTGGAGGTTGCAGGTTCCTTTAAGAATTTCCTTTGATTGTAGGTAACTTAGTAACTTTTGAAGTAGGACTCGGGTCTgatgataacttttttttttttttataatcttgTTCTTATCCCAGATAAACACCAACACAGGGATGCCATGGTAACGTCTGGAGATACTTAGCGGATGCCCAGTGGGCATAATTAAaacttctttggggaaaaaaaaagttctgtaatGACGTAAGttgaaaattaaattttactGTTACACAGACTTAATTACTTAGCTACAAGGTGAGAATATGCCATGCACAATAACAATTAGGGGAATCTCCAGACACTGAAGTAAACTTGGAACAAAAGAATTACAGACACTGGTTTGCTTCACTCACATTAGCCCAGCTCCCATGCCTGGTCTAAtagttaaaacaaagcaaaacaaaatatggaTTGATGAATATATCTACAACCAAAGCAAGAACTTTGGGTCACTCTGATCTATTGAgttctgttgtttgttttgtgtggTTTCAACACTGGTGTGTTCATGAAAGTGTTTGCAaaccccaaacttttcacagctATTATTGCAAATTCTTCTGAAAATTGGTTCCAGAAAGAGCACTTTCCCCCCTTTCATTATTCTCCAGGTGAAAAATGTCATCCCTTCAAGCGGGGAGTAGGAAGTATATTATATGGCTTGGGTGTCTTGTCTCACAAAAGAACAAATAGCAAAGACTAAATAGTCAAGATGAGCAGCTTGTGAACAAACCATACATTAACATCATTAGGCCCAACTACTGTCCAAATACTTAGAAATACCAAATTCATTCAAAGGAATTGAGGTTCTTTTGAGAAATGATTTGTTAAGCAAAAACGGAGTCTAATTCCCGGTGAATACTGTTTTAAAGGAATAGTTTGGCTTTGCCGTGTGCCCGCTCTGAGAGAAGTGTCAGAGTCTTGGTTTTGTGTCATTACAGCAAGGCTAACATCACAGGTCTCTCACTATGGATCAGTGCAGGACTGGTTCCATCGGTCGGTAAGTGAGGCTGTGGGTGTTTATCCCCACTCCCAATACAGATCTTGCACAGGTGAACAAAGGGCAGCCACTTCCGAAATCTGTGTGTCCTTTGATCCAGGTCCCAGTGAAATTAGTGGGAACCTTTCACTGGCTTTCACCCTAGGAACACAGCACCACTGGTAGTGCTAGACTTCCCACCCATGCTGGGTCCTCTGTTCACTCCAGCTGTAGGCCCAGCGCAGGCCTGCAGTGGCATGTCAGCAGCATCTCGTGACAAAATGTAGTAGGACCCATTTGGCCATGCActtccccagagccctcactggCTGGTTTTGCTATAATGTGTCTGCTGTAAAGCTCGCTGAATCGCCCCTTCCCTTGCATTGTTATGATTGAGGCCGGTAACTTTACTGCATGAGCAAGTAGAACAGAAATCGGAATATTGTTAAATCTCTTATTTCCGTGATTGTTTAGGACTAGAACAAGGTGacatttttccactgaaacttATTTCccagcaaaaaatgcagattcaggtaaACTGATATACTCAGTGTtgatttcactgaattgttttggtCGGAGGGgaaggaaacttttaaaaatttcagaaaaaaaaatttgttttgattttcctttaattttatttaaaaaaataaaacattaagaaTTGCTCAAAACTAAATCAACATGTTTCTTTataggtcaaacaaaatgtttcatttgacccaaaatgaaagttttttttaaacttttcaatttaccaaaattttggttttggttcaacCCCAAACagttcctctcccccaccatTTATCTCTGGAAtttccagtgaactgaaaaatctacTTACACAGCTCTCGTTAGGAGTGATGGCTGTTCACAGCCACCATTTCCTAGAGGGCTAACTCTCCATTGCTACACTTCTCAAGATCCCCCTTCCTGAACATTCGGAGACAACTGAAGATTTGGTTACAGGAGTTCCTGCAATGTCTTGTTATGTAGGAAGGTGTCAATAGAATGAACTAGATATGAACCCCGTATGACATAGAAAGGCCTCAAacctccctgactgaactaacctcgttatccctagcctgattcttgcttgcatatttatacctgcctctggtaatttccactccatgcatccgacgaagtcggtattcacccacgaaaacttatgctccaatacgtccgttagtctataaggtgccactggCCTCTTTGCCGCTTTTTCAGAACACCTAAAGAGACTaaagaccagatttttaaagatatttaggtgttgCTCCATTCCGTATTACAAGGCGTGAGTGACTAAGGCTTTTAAgtgtctaaatcacttttgaaaatggaatttagcaATCTAAGTTTCAGTGTGACTCAGGCTGCTTAGTACCTGTCAGTTTTGAAAAGGCAGTGTAGCTAAGTCCCTTAGCCGTTGTAACACCAAGCAGAGAAATGTCTAAAAATCTGGGTTTAACTGTCAAAACGCACCAAAAGTTTGCCTGAAAGATGTGTCCAAAGCAATATGGCTTAGCTGCCTCTTCACTGATTGCTTCCAATGGAGACACCCTGAAATGCCTCTGGAAACTCATTATCTCAGGAAATGACATGCTATCACTACATGAAGAAaatgaatacttgtggcaccttagagactaacaaatgtattagagcataagctttcattcaCTCTCAATATTTCTGCTGTAACTTTACAGCttgttggcttttagctcatgctaaGTTGTCAGAAATAAGGGTTTGGGTGGGTTATTCGCTTCGGGGTGCCACAAAGGGACACTCTGAGCCTTGTGTCTATTCAGCGGGAGGGGCAGGAGATTCCTTCACCCTCTCCACCATCTTGGACATACGGATTCTGTGCTTGTCTCTTCCATTTGGTGCGGCCACTCTCTGGTTGCACAGTGCTTGCAAACACAGACCATCACCAAGGCATGGGTCATCGGGTATCGTACCTCAGGCCCCTTCACCAGCCTCATCCCTGACAGTACTGGGCAAATCCTGTGGGGATATAGCATAGGAGCTAATGCTTGGCTGCCCAAAGGAAATTTTGAAGCTAGGCATGCTCCTGCCATAACGATGCCTCAGTCCCCAATGTTTCTTCAGCCTCTGCGGCTGCCCTAAGACCAGGCTGGAAGCAGGCAGCACCCCTCCACCCTGGTGATACAGTGCCAGGAGGTAGGGCTACctagagggcaggagcagggacagcaaggggggaaactgagtcagcaATGGGTGAGTTGGAGAGTGAAAGTGATTCACAACTGCTTTTCAGAGGGGGGAAAACCAAGGCACAGCTTTCCTGGATGGTCAGCAAGAGAAGGAGGGCCAGCAGAGCCACCAGGCAAGGATAACAGAGGGCTCTGTGCTGTGCTTTGCTCTGCTGAGGCAGGTCATTTAGTGGACCCATTTTGAGGAATTGGCCTCCCTGTGCTATAGGGCAGACACCCTGGAAGTCACAAACAGCAGCTCGGCAGGGTGAGTCAGTCAGGCCCCAGCTGACCTGACAAAGCACCACGGCCGACGGACAGTGTCTCCAAACAAGTACATGGATAATTTCCTTGCTTAGCTCCTCTGTCCTCTGACCTAAAAGGGGCGTCAAGAGGCTTCTGCAGCCCTTCCATTGTTTCCATTCATGACTGGGACAGCGGGAGTTTACTGAAGCCAGCTGGGATCCCCACTTAGAGTTAGGAAGGGATTGGCAGGCCACCAACCTGCCAAATTCAATACAAAGAGAGAAGAGTCCAAGCGAACAGTTTGTGAACAACTCAGAAATTTACCCATCTGAACATTGTCATGTACACTTAAGAGTTACGAATATGGTCACAAAAAATCAGTATTGCTTTTATGAATGATTCACTTAGCAAAAAAGGGGATAAATTCCCAATGAATACAATGTCAATGGCATAGTTTGTTTGTCTCAAATGGCTGCTCTATCTGCTCAATTTGGCCATATCATTGCAATTGTGGTTTCATGACACAACGTCTTGTTGCCACAGGGAATAATGAACTCTTCTCTTCTGATGGGCCAGTTTGTCTATGGCTGCATAAGTAGAAGAGAGGGCATCAAGCCATGTTCTCTCCCCTCTCCACTCCCATGTACAGATTTTGCAAAAGCATATGAAGTACAAACATATTTGATATCCTTTACTACATGGTTCCACTACTGTTTTTTGTAGCAGCCTCCATCTGTGACAGCCAGCACACCATGGATATAACTGGGGATCTCCGGAAGTAAAGGCAGGAGTTGGTACAGATTAAATTAAAGAGCAACAGCTTCAGCACTttggcactgtcataaatataaagggaagggtaaccacctttctatacacagtgctataaaatccctcctggccagaagcaaaatcctttcacctgtaaagggttaagaagcttaggTAGCCTTGCtggcatctgacccaaaatgaccaatgggggacaagatactttcaaatctggagtggggggaacaaaggattCTGGCtgtctgtgttttgcttttgacgggaacagatcaggaatgcagccttccaactcctgttaagttagtaagtaatctagctgaaaatggactagatttccttttgtttaatggctggtaaaataagctgtgctggagggaatgtatattcctgtttttgtgtctttttgtaacttcaggttttgcctagaggggttctctgtgttctgcatctgattaccctgtaaggtatttaccatcctgattttgcagaggtaattcttttaccttttctttaattaaaaatcttcttttaagaacctgattgatttttcattgttcttaagatccaagggtttgggtctgtgttcacctgtacaaattggtgaggattattatcaagccttccccagaaaaggggatgtagggctgggggggggggatattttgggggaagacttctccaagtggtctctttccctgttctgtgtttaacatgcttggtggtggcagcatactgttcaaggacaaggcaaagtttgtaccttggggaagtttttaacctaagctggtaagaataatcttagggggtctttcatgcaggtccccacatctgtaccctagagctcagagtggggaaggaaccttgacaggcatgTAGGAAGGTCGGATACGCACATTCACGAGTGGGTTACGCTTTCACTGTGAATGGTATCAAGTGCCTATATGGGGTGGGAGGTCCCAGCACCAGTGATGCTGCCAGACTTCCCAAACTTTCCACAGCGGTGGCATCCCGGACTAAGCATAAGGTGGAATACAAGATGCCATCCTGGAATGTAAGCAGCAGTGGCCACATCACCAGGCATTTCCTCAGAACTCCCATCATCCTGTGCAGCCAGGGTGTCTCTGAGAACTGACACCACAAGCCCTGGTCCTGTCACAGTTGAGTCACATTATCACGTAGAAGAGAAATCCAAAGGTTGTTCGATCCCATAGATCAGTGATTAAGGGGTGATgcaaatgccactgaagtcaacccgGTGATTTTCCATTGATTATGCTGGGCATGAGCTCTCTTTggttaaggcctgatccaatggcTGTCCACACACAGCAGGTCCACAAAGCTTGTCGCCTTTTGCCCAAGTTCTCAAGGTCCCCTTTCTAAGCATAGGAGTGAAATGAGGAACTTGACACAGGATTTTCTGTGCCCTCTTGTTATGTAGTTGGGCGCGAGTAGAAGGAACCGGACAATAGCAAGATCTCTAAGGCCATCCCTTGGTGAAAGTATgaggaggcggggtgggggagggcgtcCTATTGAAAAATGGGGTTTGAAGACTATGAAAGGGACTAACTCTCAGCAGAACTTTGAAAGTTTGCTTCAAATACATGTTTAAAGCTATATAGGGGAGTGCTTCTTCAACAACTATTTCCAGTGGAGAAGCCTTGAAATGCCTCAGGGAGCTCACTAACCAGGCAATGACGCACTGCCACTACatattgattttaaatatttctgcTGTGACTTCACAGCAGAGAGGGAGACAAGTTTCCCCAAAGATCTTGTTGGGTCTTAGATTTTGCGGAGCGAGGGATGGAGATGCTCTTAGATCTGAGGCTTTGCAAGTTGGGGAAGTGGTTGATATGAAAAGATTCCTGAGGGCTGCCTTGAGCAAACCACTTCTCTAGTTCACTAATTTGGTCTTCACAGAATTGACAGACAGCGAAGAACATCCTAAGACAGGGCTTGTAAAGACGGGTGTGAGGATGAAATGTACAAAGCAGAAAATCTATATAGCAGGGAGCATCTGATCACCCTCATCAACTGCTTACTGTTGTTCAGACCCGAACACCTCTGCTACAGCAGCAGGCTAGAAGCAGGGGAAATAAAACCCATCACCATCCAGGTACGTTTTAAGATCTGCAAATACAACCCATGTGAGTTTTCCAGCAAGGCTGAGTATTTTATGCTCTTCTTTCCCTGCTTAGCTCTACCAAtgtacaagaaaaagaaaactacCTTGTTAGGATTCATTCCAATCTAATTCCCCGCTCCATCAATCAGTCTCCAACTAATTCACCTAAAGTACGATGAATGTGTCTAAAATCTTCATTACAAGCTTCTCTCTTGAAAAatcttcatattatttttatttgttattttaattttagttttgaaATGTATAAAATAGGTTTATTAGATGCTAGTCTGTAAGCAATGACCACCCCCAAACGATATTTAATCCATTCCTGCTTATGATCACTCATAAATACTTTCTTTTGAACACAGAACATTTAATTCAGTCGCCTCAAATCAAATGATAACCCACAAAGGGTCAAGTTCGCTCATCGGCTTCAGCTGCTTTCCACCCCTCTGGCGACAGAGTTAACTGGTCAATCGAACAGTGTTTGTGGCTGCTTTGCATTTTTGGAACAGCATAAATAATCTAAAGTGTATCCGTGAGTCCTGCTGATAAATTATTGTTTCAATCCTTGTTTCAATTGGGGTTTGTGTAAAGCTGGTCAAAAgtctccactgaaatcattttttttcaattaaaatgccTTTTCAACTAAATGTAAATTATGTGAAATAATTTTGTGATGAAAATAATCAGAGACCAGTTTTCAATCCTTGGTTACTTAACTTGGTAACTCAGTTTCATGTTTGCATGTAGAAATCAataattttgtgagcatttatgTGCTCACATTCAAAGGTAAGAGATGTCCTTGGTTGAAAAATGGGACTTCTGAAGGTGTTTAACAATGCAATAAGAATAAAATAGAATTTGTATCATGGAAGAGCTGATTGCAAAGCATAGTTAAGGTTCAGTTTTTCACTTACAATTAAAGCCTTTGATGATTCATTGTGGGGCAAGACTAGAATGAATCATCTTCAGATTTTCCACTCTAATTATTTTGAGTATATACTGTTCATGGCAATATGTAACTCAAGCCATTTTCCTCTAGTTCCTTGAGTTACATattgctcatttttatttttggacaAAGTCTACCACTTCAGTCTATGCATCTTGATATTCACCTCATCACTGGTCAATATGTGTTGATTCTTCCTATCTTTGTCTTGTGTCATGGCAGGTGGATTAGCGCTATTGCATATACCCATCATTTAAACTGAGTACATGGAGCCCACACAGAATGTGACTGAATTCATCCTTTTGGGACTTTGCCACAATGAGAAGTTATGGCCAGTGTGTTTTGTATTCTTTTTACTCCTCTATATCGCTACTTTGCTGGGAAATCTTCTCATCATTGTCACTGTAAAGAGCAGCCAGTATCTGAAGTctcccatgtatttcttcctcagCTATCTGTCCTTTGTAGACATGTGCCTTTCCTCTGTCACAGCCCCAAAACTGATTACAGACTTCTTTGTGGAGAGGAAAACCATCTCCTTTGATGGCTGCATAGCCCAGCTGTTTGTGGCCCATTTCTTTGGGTGCACTGAAATCTTCCTCCTCACAGTGATGGCGTATGATCGTTACATTGCGATCTGCAAACCCCTCCATTACACAACCATCATGACTGGATGTGTTTGTGGCTCCCTTGTGATGGCTTCATGGGTGGGCGGCTTTGTGCATTCCATGGTTCAGACTGTCCTGACCATCCATTTACCCTTCTGTGGGCCCAACGAGATTGACCACTATTTTTGTGATGTGCACCCTTTGCTGAAACTGGCCTGCACTGACACTTATCTTGTTGGCATCATGATCCTTGCCAATACGGGGTTGATTTCCCTGACCTCTTTTGTTGTGCTGGTTGTGTCCTATGTCATCATCTTAGTCTCCTTGAGAACTCGCTCCTCCGAAGGTCGTCGCAAAGCTATTTCCACTTGTGCCTCCCATATTGCTGTAGTGATTATATTTTTCGGGCCATGTATCTTCATGTATTTAAGACCTTCCACCACCTTCTCGGCGGATAAGATGGTCGCGGTGTTCTACACCATTGTCATCCCCTTTCTGAATCCCTTGATCTACACCCTACGCAATAAGGAGGTGAAAAAAGCCATGAGAAAATTAGGGAGCAGAAAAGTGACATTAGGGGTGAAAGGGAAAATGCGATGTGTAAAAtgatgggagttctgcatagtAATGCTGTTCAGCAGGAATTTTAGAGAAAAGAGAGTTTAATatcaggggtgttcggtttttcTGTGAAAATTCCCAGTGATTTTCTCTGAATCCTCCTATTGCTATTCTATTTCATTGTGAACGCTTGCTGAGGATCTGTTAAA
The nucleotide sequence above comes from Caretta caretta isolate rCarCar2 chromosome 6, rCarCar1.hap1, whole genome shotgun sequence. Encoded proteins:
- the LOC125637862 gene encoding olfactory receptor 4S2, which codes for MDQCRTGSIGRYLSFVDMCLSSVTAPKLITDFFVERKTISFDGCIAQLFVAHFFGCTEIFLLTVMAYDRYIAICKPLHYTTIMTGCVCGSLVMASWVGGFVHSMVQTVLTIHLPFCGPNEIDHYFCDVHPLLKLACTDTYLVGIMILANTGLISLTSFVVLVVSYVIILVSLRTRSSEGRRKAISTCASHIAVVIIFFGPCIFMYLRPSTTFSADKMVAVFYTIVIPFLNPLIYTLRNKEVKKAMRKLGSRKVTLGVKGKMRCVK